From the genome of Ralstonia pickettii, one region includes:
- a CDS encoding dienelactone hydrolase family protein, with the protein MQLDAEVESLVPGRSFDRRGFMKTALGSAFAAAVLPVSAQTVHTDFNGLTAGEVTVPVGDFKMPAYRAQPEGKTKLPVVIVISEIFGVHEYIADICRRFAKLGYLAIAPELFVRQGDPRAYGTVQETVANVVSKVPDSQVAGDIDATIAWAKENGGDAARIGMTGFCWGGRQVWLSAERNPGIRAAVAWYGPLKGNPNLLQPVSPVDLVDDLKAPVLGLYGAKDTVITEDVRDTMKSALEKSKNPKAHASRIIVYPNSGHAFHADYRPSYIKADAEDGWKKCLAWFKDHGVV; encoded by the coding sequence ATGCAGCTTGATGCAGAAGTGGAGAGTCTGGTACCCGGCCGCAGCTTTGACCGTCGCGGCTTCATGAAGACGGCGCTGGGCTCAGCCTTTGCGGCGGCGGTGCTGCCGGTGTCTGCCCAGACCGTCCATACCGATTTCAATGGCCTGACGGCGGGCGAAGTGACCGTGCCCGTGGGCGATTTCAAGATGCCGGCGTATCGCGCGCAGCCTGAGGGCAAGACGAAGCTGCCGGTGGTGATCGTCATCAGCGAAATCTTCGGTGTACACGAATACATTGCCGATATTTGCCGGCGCTTTGCCAAGCTCGGTTACCTGGCGATCGCGCCGGAGTTGTTCGTGCGCCAGGGAGATCCGCGTGCTTACGGAACCGTGCAGGAAACCGTCGCCAACGTGGTCTCCAAGGTGCCGGATTCGCAGGTGGCGGGCGATATCGACGCCACGATCGCCTGGGCCAAGGAGAACGGCGGCGATGCAGCGCGTATCGGCATGACCGGCTTCTGCTGGGGCGGTCGTCAGGTCTGGTTGTCCGCGGAGCGCAATCCCGGCATCCGGGCGGCGGTGGCGTGGTATGGGCCGCTGAAAGGCAATCCGAATCTGCTGCAACCGGTCTCGCCCGTCGACCTGGTCGACGACCTGAAAGCGCCCGTGCTGGGCCTCTACGGGGCCAAGGACACCGTGATCACGGAAGACGTGCGCGACACGATGAAATCCGCGTTGGAGAAATCCAAGAACCCCAAGGCGCACGCGTCGCGCATCATCGTCTACCCAAATTCCGGCCACGCATTTCACGCCGATTACCGCCCGAGCTACATAAAGGCCGACGCAGAAGATGGCTGGAAGAAGTGCCTCGCCTGGTTCAAGGACCACGGCGTGGTGTAG
- a CDS encoding TIGR00730 family Rossman fold protein — protein sequence MDSKVTGTPKGVSDNGASAEGGVAKQAAGASSAEVSAAELTGVSPSRQATTADMDVNVTVGVEHEPKADVSHGRTDRKMIPSLRALADEERATAKKARASWQMFTIMAEFIEATEYLSEIRPAVSIYGSARLREDSPYYERTIEIARLFSDAGFAVISGGGPGIMEAANKGAHAGKSASVGLNIELPHEQQGNRYQDISMRFRHFFTRKVTFVKNSDAFIVMPGGFGTLDELAEVLTLVQTGKSRSVPVIMFGSHFWKGLLDWFRFTLLPMGLIAEHDLDIMRIVDEPKDALDAVYEFYEKREGTSPIPPKEEMFYL from the coding sequence ATGGACTCTAAAGTGACTGGAACGCCAAAAGGCGTTTCCGATAATGGCGCTTCCGCAGAAGGCGGCGTGGCAAAGCAGGCTGCTGGCGCTTCCTCGGCCGAGGTGTCGGCGGCTGAACTGACCGGGGTAAGCCCCTCGCGCCAGGCCACCACGGCCGACATGGACGTCAACGTGACAGTGGGCGTTGAACATGAGCCCAAAGCAGACGTGTCACATGGCCGTACCGATCGCAAGATGATCCCCAGCCTGCGGGCACTCGCCGACGAAGAACGCGCTACCGCAAAGAAAGCGCGCGCCTCCTGGCAGATGTTCACGATTATGGCAGAGTTCATCGAGGCAACCGAGTACCTCTCGGAGATCCGACCGGCCGTCTCCATCTACGGCAGCGCGCGTCTGCGCGAGGATTCGCCGTACTACGAACGCACCATCGAAATCGCCCGGCTGTTCTCGGATGCGGGCTTCGCCGTCATCTCCGGTGGTGGCCCCGGCATCATGGAAGCGGCCAACAAAGGCGCGCACGCTGGCAAGTCGGCAAGCGTCGGCCTGAACATCGAACTGCCGCACGAACAGCAGGGCAATCGATACCAGGACATTTCGATGCGCTTCCGCCATTTCTTCACGCGCAAGGTCACTTTCGTGAAGAATTCGGACGCGTTCATCGTCATGCCTGGTGGTTTCGGCACGCTCGATGAACTGGCTGAAGTGCTCACGCTCGTCCAGACGGGCAAATCGCGCAGTGTGCCGGTGATCATGTTCGGCAGCCACTTCTGGAAGGGTCTGCTGGACTGGTTCCGCTTTACGTTGCTGCCGATGGGTCTGATCGCCGAGCACGACCTCGACATCATGCGCATCGTCGACGAACCCAAGGATGCGCTTGATGCCGTCTACGAGTTCTACGAAAAGCGCGAAGGCACCTCGCCGATTCCGCCCAAGGAAGAGATGTTCTATCTGTAA
- a CDS encoding BPSS1780 family membrane protein, whose amino-acid sequence MQLIEVPAKQGYVWLRQGAWLFRKNPIGFLLLLFIYLFAVNLLMLLVPPIGVFAILLVNPAIFVGFMSACRDTVAGKRVGPASLIAGFRAYGKDAMRALLKLGGIYGVLVLVVSGVLMTMVDVDTLMTVVTDKPLTTDAIREFYLAMVMGSVLYIPVAVLFWFAPLLVAWHGIPVGKALFFSWMAVWRNRAAFIAYGVLVAILLIAVPLFIDALFASSGANNIAPIIATPYRILVMAVLYCSFYATYRGCFNVTQAAGQTTDTTA is encoded by the coding sequence ATGCAACTGATTGAAGTACCGGCCAAGCAAGGCTACGTCTGGCTGCGCCAGGGTGCGTGGCTGTTTCGTAAGAACCCGATCGGGTTCTTGCTGCTGCTGTTCATCTACCTGTTTGCGGTCAACCTGCTGATGCTGCTGGTGCCGCCGATTGGTGTGTTCGCCATCCTGCTCGTGAATCCAGCCATCTTCGTGGGCTTCATGTCGGCCTGCCGCGATACGGTGGCGGGCAAGCGCGTCGGGCCCGCGTCGCTCATTGCAGGCTTTCGTGCATATGGCAAGGATGCGATGCGCGCCCTGCTCAAGCTTGGCGGCATCTACGGCGTGCTGGTGCTGGTGGTCAGCGGCGTGCTGATGACCATGGTGGATGTCGACACGCTGATGACCGTGGTCACCGACAAGCCGCTCACAACGGACGCGATCCGCGAGTTCTACCTCGCCATGGTGATGGGCTCGGTGCTGTATATCCCCGTGGCGGTGCTGTTCTGGTTTGCGCCGTTGCTGGTGGCATGGCACGGCATTCCGGTGGGCAAGGCGCTGTTCTTCAGCTGGATGGCCGTGTGGCGCAATCGCGCTGCGTTCATCGCGTACGGCGTCTTGGTAGCAATCCTGCTGATCGCGGTGCCGCTGTTCATCGATGCGCTGTTCGCGTCGAGCGGTGCCAACAACATCGCGCCCATCATTGCCACGCCATACCGGATTCTGGTGATGGCGGTGCTGTACTGCTCGTTCTATGCCACCTACCGCGGCTGCTTCAACGTCACGCAAGCCGCCGGCCAGACGACGGACACGACGGCCTGA
- a CDS encoding NAD(P)/FAD-dependent oxidoreductase, with amino-acid sequence MAGQTDGTGGAGGRRIVVVGGGAGGLELATRLGDKLGKRGAAQVILVDRNPTHIWKPLLHEVAAGSMDPNTHQLEYAAQARWHGFEFQQGELNGLDRVAKSIIVSGCVDADGTEVLPERAISYDTLVLSIGSVTHFFGVPGTAEHAIALDTAWQAERFRRKLIAACMRAQNGVADARPQVDIAIVGAGATGVELSAELRNTAHVLAAYGLHKLDPRHDIRIHLIEGGPRILPVLKERISAATTELLHKLDVDVITSERVTEVTASAVNTASGKSIPADLTVWAAGIRAPSVLGELGLPVNKLGQVVVSRTLQVEGDDSIYAFGDCASCPWPEASSSVPPRAQAAHQQATYLFDALRKRMEGKPVQPFAFKDLGSLVSLGHFSAVGSLMGGLIGGSMFIEGLMARLMYTSLYRMHVLALHGWVRMSVDTVMHWLRSKTNPRVKLH; translated from the coding sequence ATGGCAGGGCAGACGGATGGCACAGGCGGGGCGGGCGGGCGGCGTATTGTGGTGGTCGGGGGGGGCGCAGGCGGGTTGGAGCTTGCGACGCGCCTGGGCGACAAGCTTGGCAAGCGCGGTGCCGCCCAGGTCATTCTGGTCGACCGCAATCCCACACACATCTGGAAACCACTGCTGCATGAAGTCGCTGCCGGCAGCATGGATCCGAACACGCATCAGCTCGAATACGCTGCGCAGGCGCGCTGGCACGGCTTCGAATTTCAGCAGGGCGAACTGAATGGCCTCGATCGCGTCGCCAAATCCATCATCGTGTCCGGATGCGTCGATGCCGACGGCACCGAGGTGCTGCCGGAGCGTGCCATTTCGTACGACACGCTGGTCCTGTCCATCGGCAGCGTGACGCATTTCTTTGGTGTGCCGGGCACGGCCGAGCACGCCATCGCGCTCGACACCGCATGGCAGGCCGAGCGCTTTCGCCGCAAGCTCATCGCGGCATGCATGCGCGCGCAGAACGGCGTGGCCGATGCGCGTCCGCAGGTCGACATCGCCATTGTCGGTGCGGGAGCCACGGGCGTGGAGTTGTCAGCCGAACTGCGCAACACCGCGCACGTGCTGGCGGCTTACGGCCTGCACAAGCTGGACCCGCGCCACGACATCCGCATCCACCTGATCGAAGGTGGTCCGCGCATTTTGCCGGTGCTCAAGGAGCGTATTTCCGCAGCCACCACGGAACTGCTGCACAAGCTCGACGTGGACGTCATCACCAGCGAACGGGTGACGGAAGTCACGGCCAGCGCCGTCAACACGGCGAGCGGCAAATCCATTCCGGCAGATCTGACCGTGTGGGCCGCAGGGATCCGCGCGCCGTCGGTGCTGGGCGAGCTGGGGCTGCCGGTGAACAAGCTGGGTCAGGTGGTCGTCTCGCGCACCCTGCAGGTGGAGGGCGACGACTCGATCTACGCCTTTGGCGATTGCGCGAGCTGCCCGTGGCCCGAGGCGTCGTCCAGCGTGCCTCCGCGTGCGCAGGCGGCACATCAGCAGGCCACCTATCTGTTCGATGCGTTGCGCAAGCGCATGGAGGGCAAGCCAGTCCAGCCGTTCGCGTTCAAGGACCTTGGCTCGCTGGTGTCGCTTGGCCATTTCAGCGCGGTCGGCAGCCTGATGGGCGGGCTGATCGGCGGTTCGATGTTCATCGAAGGCCTGATGGCACGTCTGATGTACACATCGCTGTACCGGATGCACGTGCTGGCGCTGCACGGCTGGGTGCGCATGTCGGTCGACACGGTCATGCACTGGCTGCGCAGCAAGACGAATCCGCGGGTCAAGCTGCACTAG
- the polA gene encoding DNA polymerase I, whose amino-acid sequence MSESQETLLLVDGSSYLYRAYHALPDLRNGEGFPTGAIYGIVNMLRKLRNDYPAKYSACIFDAKGKTFRDDLYPAYKEHRAPMPDDLRAQIEPIHEAVRALGWPILVIEGVEADDVIGTLAERAAREGVRTIVSTGDKDLAQLVNDHVTLVNTMTNETLDPAGVQAKFGVPPERIVDYLSLIGDTVDNVPGVPKVGPKTAVKWLTEFGSLDNVIARAGEIKGVVGENLRNTLEWLPKGRELLTVKLDCDLSKEVPTFDALIDGGEDKSKLVDFFSRYGFKTWLREASGEALPDTRSVGAARKAATPVKNYAGEAAQLQAQANLFDVEAPPDEIKYETVTTEAQLESWMQRLDEVDLVCIDTETTSIDPMLAQLVGISLSVKPGEACYIPVAHRGPDVAGLDAAAQLPRDTVLARMKLWLEDESRKKVGQHLKYDAHVFANHDIALRGIEHDTMLESYVLESHRNHGMDALAERVLHLKTITYEAVCGKGASQIGFDEVPLDRATEYAAEDADITLRLHRTLFPKVAEDDKLRYVYEQIEMPTSIVLQKMERNGVLIDADRLAKQSNELGLRLIELEAEAHKLAGQPFNLGSPKQIGDIFFNQMKLPVIKKTASGAPSTDEEVLQKLAEDYPLPKLLLDYRGLAKLKSTYTDKLPKMVNPRTGRVHTTYGQATAVTGRLASTDPNLQNIPVRTEEGRRIREAFIAPEGSVIVSADYSQIELRIMAHLSQDEGLMRAFREGQDVHRATAAEVFNVTPLEVTPDQRRVAKVINFGLIYGMSAFGLASNLGIGRDAAKLYIDRYFARYPGAANYMEETRQSAREQGYVETVFGRRLWLPDINGGNGPRRQAAERAAINAPMQGTAADLIKLSMLAVQGWLEAEAMRSRLVMQVHDELVLEVPQDELAVVRERLPELMCSVATLRVPLVAEVGVGANWEEAH is encoded by the coding sequence ATGTCGGAAAGTCAAGAAACGCTGTTGCTCGTCGATGGCTCGAGTTATCTGTACCGTGCCTATCACGCACTGCCCGACTTGCGAAACGGAGAAGGGTTTCCTACGGGGGCCATCTACGGCATCGTGAACATGCTGCGCAAACTGCGCAACGACTATCCGGCCAAGTATAGCGCTTGCATTTTCGACGCCAAAGGCAAGACCTTTCGCGACGACCTCTATCCGGCCTACAAGGAGCACCGCGCGCCCATGCCGGACGACCTGCGCGCGCAGATCGAACCCATCCACGAAGCCGTGCGGGCATTGGGTTGGCCGATTCTGGTGATCGAAGGTGTCGAGGCCGACGATGTGATCGGCACCCTGGCTGAACGGGCTGCTCGCGAAGGCGTTCGGACCATCGTCTCAACGGGTGATAAGGACCTCGCCCAACTGGTGAATGACCACGTGACCCTGGTCAACACCATGACCAACGAAACGCTCGACCCGGCCGGCGTGCAAGCCAAGTTCGGCGTGCCGCCGGAGCGCATCGTCGACTATCTCTCTCTGATTGGCGACACCGTGGACAACGTGCCGGGGGTGCCCAAGGTGGGCCCGAAGACCGCGGTGAAATGGCTGACTGAATTTGGCTCGCTCGACAACGTCATCGCGCGTGCAGGCGAGATCAAGGGCGTGGTGGGCGAGAACCTGCGCAACACGCTCGAGTGGCTGCCAAAGGGTCGCGAACTGCTGACTGTGAAGCTCGACTGCGACCTCAGCAAAGAAGTGCCGACATTCGATGCACTGATCGACGGCGGCGAAGACAAATCCAAGCTCGTCGATTTCTTCTCTCGCTATGGTTTCAAGACGTGGCTGCGCGAGGCCTCTGGCGAGGCGCTGCCCGATACGCGCAGCGTGGGTGCCGCACGCAAGGCTGCAACGCCCGTGAAGAATTACGCCGGCGAGGCGGCACAACTGCAAGCACAGGCCAATCTGTTCGATGTGGAAGCGCCGCCCGATGAGATCAAGTACGAGACGGTGACGACCGAGGCGCAGCTTGAATCGTGGATGCAACGCCTGGACGAAGTGGATCTCGTCTGCATCGATACCGAGACGACGTCCATTGACCCGATGCTCGCGCAGTTGGTGGGCATTTCGCTGTCGGTCAAGCCGGGCGAGGCTTGCTACATTCCGGTGGCGCATCGCGGGCCGGATGTGGCCGGGCTCGATGCAGCGGCGCAACTCCCGCGCGACACGGTGCTCGCGCGCATGAAGCTGTGGCTCGAAGACGAATCACGCAAGAAGGTCGGCCAGCACCTGAAGTATGACGCGCATGTGTTTGCCAACCACGACATCGCGCTGCGCGGCATCGAGCACGACACGATGCTCGAATCGTATGTGCTGGAGTCTCACCGCAATCACGGCATGGACGCACTGGCCGAGCGCGTGCTGCATTTGAAGACGATCACTTACGAGGCCGTGTGCGGCAAGGGCGCATCGCAGATCGGCTTTGACGAGGTGCCGCTCGATCGCGCGACCGAATACGCGGCAGAGGACGCCGATATCACGCTGCGCCTGCATCGCACGTTATTCCCCAAGGTGGCCGAAGACGACAAGCTGCGCTACGTCTACGAGCAGATCGAAATGCCGACCTCCATCGTGCTGCAGAAGATGGAGCGCAACGGCGTGCTGATCGATGCTGACCGGCTGGCCAAGCAGAGCAACGAACTGGGCTTGCGTCTGATCGAGCTGGAAGCCGAGGCGCACAAGCTTGCCGGTCAGCCGTTCAACCTCGGTTCGCCCAAGCAGATCGGCGACATCTTCTTCAACCAGATGAAGCTGCCGGTCATCAAGAAGACCGCAAGTGGTGCGCCGTCGACCGACGAAGAGGTGCTGCAGAAGCTGGCCGAAGACTATCCGCTGCCGAAGCTGCTGCTCGACTACCGGGGCCTGGCCAAGCTGAAGTCGACCTACACCGACAAGCTGCCGAAAATGGTCAACCCGCGCACCGGGCGGGTCCACACCACCTACGGTCAGGCGACGGCGGTGACGGGGCGTCTGGCCTCCACCGATCCGAACCTGCAGAACATTCCGGTGCGTACGGAAGAAGGGAGGCGCATCCGCGAAGCATTCATCGCGCCGGAGGGCAGCGTCATCGTATCGGCGGACTACTCGCAGATCGAGCTGCGCATCATGGCGCATCTGTCGCAGGACGAAGGCCTGATGCGCGCGTTCCGTGAAGGCCAGGACGTACACCGCGCAACGGCTGCCGAGGTGTTCAACGTGACGCCGCTGGAGGTGACGCCGGACCAGCGCCGCGTGGCCAAGGTCATCAACTTCGGTCTGATCTACGGCATGAGCGCGTTTGGACTCGCCAGCAACCTTGGCATTGGACGAGACGCCGCCAAGCTTTATATCGACCGTTACTTCGCCCGCTACCCCGGCGCCGCTAACTACATGGAAGAAACCCGCCAGAGCGCGCGCGAGCAAGGCTACGTGGAGACGGTCTTCGGCCGTCGTCTGTGGCTGCCGGACATCAACGGCGGCAACGGCCCGCGCCGCCAGGCCGCAGAACGCGCCGCCATTAACGCGCCCATGCAGGGCACGGCGGCTGACCTGATCAAGCTGTCGATGCTGGCAGTGCAAGGGTGGCTCGAAGCCGAAGCGATGCGCTCGCGCCTGGTCATGCAGGTGCACGATGAATTGGTACTGGAAGTCCCGCAGGACGAGCTTGCAGTGGTGCGCGAGCGCCTGCCGGAGTTGATGTGCAGTGTCGCAACGCTGCGCGTACCCCTGGTGGCCGAAGTCGGCGTAGGCGCGAACTGGGAAGAAGCACACTGA
- a CDS encoding sulfurtransferase, with the protein MSERAHYATLITAPQLATLQQSAPEAVVVIDCSFDLANPAAGRDAYHASHVPGAFYMHLDNELSGPKTGTNGRHPLPDAEALVARLQALGVNDDTQVVAYDRQGSMYAARLWWLLRWVGHADVAVLDGGLQAWEAAHFPVDQVVPEEPQLNATPGNITRKPSLMQMVTAEIVQKYLGHADKPVVDARAPDRYRGENETLDPVGGHIPGARNRFFRDNLQADGTFKPAEQLRADFTAVLAGARPQDATLQCGSGVTACHNALAMEIAGLTGAALYAGSWSEWCSDPSRPVATGPNP; encoded by the coding sequence ATGAGCGAACGCGCTCACTACGCCACCCTCATCACCGCGCCGCAACTGGCCACGCTGCAACAGAGCGCGCCTGAGGCGGTGGTCGTCATCGATTGCAGTTTCGACCTCGCCAACCCCGCCGCGGGGCGCGATGCGTATCACGCCAGCCATGTGCCCGGCGCGTTCTACATGCACCTCGACAACGAACTGTCGGGCCCCAAAACCGGCACCAACGGCCGCCACCCGCTGCCCGACGCAGAGGCGCTGGTCGCGCGCCTGCAGGCGCTAGGCGTGAACGACGACACGCAGGTCGTCGCGTATGACCGCCAGGGCAGCATGTACGCGGCGCGCCTGTGGTGGCTGCTGCGCTGGGTCGGTCACGCCGATGTGGCCGTACTCGATGGCGGCCTCCAAGCCTGGGAAGCCGCGCACTTTCCCGTCGACCAGGTCGTGCCCGAAGAACCGCAGCTCAACGCCACGCCCGGCAATATCACGCGCAAGCCCTCGCTCATGCAGATGGTGACGGCAGAGATCGTGCAGAAATACCTCGGCCACGCCGACAAGCCCGTCGTCGACGCCCGCGCCCCCGACCGCTACCGCGGTGAGAACGAGACGCTCGATCCGGTTGGCGGCCACATCCCTGGCGCGCGCAACCGTTTCTTCCGCGACAACCTGCAGGCCGACGGCACTTTCAAGCCGGCAGAACAACTGCGCGCCGACTTTACGGCCGTGCTGGCCGGCGCCCGACCGCAAGACGCGACGCTGCAATGCGGCTCTGGCGTGACCGCCTGCCACAACGCGCTGGCCATGGAGATCGCCGGCCTGACCGGCGCCGCGCTCTACGCCGGTTCATGGAGCGAGTGGTGCAGCGACCCCTCCCGCCCCGTGGCCACTGGGCCGAATCCGTAG
- a CDS encoding ZIP family metal transporter, producing MTFDTTLLGILLATALSGIGSMAGAAVLSLTVLSRMVDRMVSFSVGVLLATSLLHSLPEAFEAHRGIEPNTHALFATLLAGLLGFFLLEKISLIRHSHHHEGDGHGHHHGHDRQEAGRSGLMILVGDGLHNFSDGIVIAAAFLADTKVGIVTALAIAAHEIPQEIGDFMVLLNAGFSKTRAFVYNLICSLCALVGAVLGYYLLDRLTSWIPYVLVVASSSFIYIAVCDLMPQMKRRPRWQESAVQVALIAAGIAMIFLLTEGLHGHAH from the coding sequence ATGACCTTCGATACCACCTTGTTGGGCATTCTCCTCGCCACCGCACTGTCGGGCATCGGCAGCATGGCGGGCGCCGCCGTGCTGTCGCTGACGGTGCTGTCGCGCATGGTCGATCGGATGGTCAGTTTTTCGGTGGGCGTGCTGCTGGCCACGTCGCTGCTGCATTCGTTGCCGGAGGCGTTCGAAGCGCATCGCGGTATCGAGCCGAATACGCACGCCCTGTTCGCCACCTTGTTGGCCGGGCTGCTGGGTTTCTTCCTGCTGGAAAAGATCTCGCTGATCCGTCATTCACACCATCACGAGGGTGATGGCCACGGCCATCATCACGGCCATGATCGGCAGGAAGCCGGCCGCAGCGGCCTGATGATCCTCGTGGGCGATGGACTGCACAACTTCTCCGACGGCATCGTCATTGCCGCCGCGTTCCTGGCGGACACCAAGGTTGGCATCGTCACGGCGCTGGCGATTGCCGCACACGAGATCCCACAGGAGATCGGAGATTTCATGGTGCTGCTCAACGCCGGATTCTCCAAGACGCGCGCCTTTGTCTACAACCTCATCTGCAGCCTCTGCGCGCTGGTAGGCGCGGTGCTCGGCTACTACCTGCTGGATCGGCTGACGTCGTGGATTCCTTATGTGCTGGTGGTAGCGTCCAGCAGCTTCATTTACATCGCCGTGTGCGATCTGATGCCGCAGATGAAGCGCCGGCCGCGCTGGCAGGAATCGGCGGTGCAGGTCGCGTTGATCGCTGCCGGCATCGCGATGATCTTTTTGCTGACCGAAGGTCTGCACGGTCACGCGCACTGA
- a CDS encoding DMT family transporter — protein sequence MPADNATAAPTAIQTADSSSRQSLWMILAAFAFSAMGVCVKLASAHYSTGEIVFYRSVIGMTVMGAILAKTGAGIRTPYLTAHIKRSVFGVTSLLLWFTSISLLPLATAMTLNYMSPVWIALIIGAGAAMAGKAAGADKKMVAAILMSFVGVLCLLQPSVGSGPSQLAGGMVGLVSGVFTALAYVEVRQLGDLGENEARIVFYFSLVSAIAGGVWMLIGGAQSHTLHSAGLLLAVGLLATLGQTAMTRAYKRGNTLLTANLQYTGIVFASGWGMLLWNDHLNALSWAGMALIIGSGIVTTVMRARQSGTEHPTPQTAVSGPEAEIHPEV from the coding sequence ATGCCTGCCGACAACGCAACCGCTGCTCCGACTGCCATCCAGACGGCCGACAGTTCCTCCCGCCAATCGCTGTGGATGATCCTCGCTGCGTTCGCCTTCTCGGCGATGGGCGTGTGCGTGAAACTGGCCTCAGCGCACTACAGCACGGGTGAGATCGTCTTCTACCGCAGCGTAATCGGCATGACCGTGATGGGTGCCATCCTCGCCAAAACCGGCGCCGGCATCCGCACGCCCTACCTTACGGCGCATATCAAGCGCAGCGTGTTCGGGGTGACGTCGCTGCTGCTGTGGTTCACGTCGATCAGCCTGCTGCCGCTCGCCACAGCCATGACGCTGAACTACATGTCGCCGGTATGGATTGCGTTGATCATCGGCGCGGGTGCAGCCATGGCCGGTAAAGCCGCGGGCGCAGACAAGAAGATGGTGGCGGCGATCCTGATGTCGTTTGTCGGCGTGCTGTGTCTGCTGCAACCGAGCGTGGGAAGCGGGCCGTCCCAGCTCGCCGGCGGCATGGTCGGGCTGGTCTCCGGCGTGTTCACCGCGCTCGCCTATGTAGAGGTCCGCCAACTGGGCGATCTGGGGGAGAACGAGGCGCGCATCGTCTTCTACTTTTCGCTGGTGAGCGCAATTGCAGGCGGCGTGTGGATGCTGATCGGGGGGGCGCAGTCGCATACCTTGCATAGCGCGGGCCTGTTGCTGGCGGTCGGGCTTCTCGCAACGCTGGGCCAGACCGCCATGACGCGCGCCTACAAGCGCGGCAACACGCTGCTGACTGCGAACCTGCAGTACACCGGCATCGTCTTTGCGAGCGGCTGGGGTATGTTGCTGTGGAATGATCACCTGAATGCGCTGTCGTGGGCGGGCATGGCGCTCATCATCGGCAGCGGTATCGTGACCACCGTCATGCGCGCCCGCCAGTCGGGCACCGAGCATCCGACACCGCAGACCGCCGTGTCCGGCCCGGAAGCTGAAATTCACCCGGAAGTTTGA
- a CDS encoding homoserine kinase, with amino-acid sequence MAVFTPVSDAEIALWLDQYDVGAVRAFRGIPSGIENSNFFLTTEKDGQTHEYVVTLFERLTLKQLPFYLYLMQHLAQHDISVPAPIAGRDGEILRTLNGKPATIVTRLAGRSNLAPTVSECSIVGDMLARMHLAGRDYPRHQPNLRSLPWWNEVVPDVAPFVHGDTRALLESELAHQQRFFASADYATLPEGPCHCDLFRDNVLFEPATAGQPERLGGFFDFYFAGVDKWLFDVAVTVNDWCIDLATGVLDAERAHAMLSAYHAVRPFTDTEARHWQDMLRAAAYRFWVSRLWDFYLPRDAELLKPHDPTHFERVLRARVGASGLTLDLPQPCN; translated from the coding sequence ATGGCTGTTTTCACCCCGGTCTCCGACGCCGAGATCGCTCTCTGGCTGGATCAATACGATGTGGGCGCCGTGCGCGCATTTCGCGGCATCCCCTCCGGGATCGAAAACTCCAATTTCTTCCTGACCACGGAAAAGGACGGGCAGACGCACGAATACGTGGTCACGCTGTTCGAGCGGCTGACGCTCAAGCAACTGCCGTTCTACCTGTATCTGATGCAGCATCTGGCGCAGCACGACATCAGCGTGCCTGCACCGATTGCCGGCCGCGACGGCGAAATCCTGCGCACGCTCAACGGCAAGCCGGCGACCATCGTCACGCGTCTGGCGGGCCGCTCGAACCTGGCGCCCACGGTGTCGGAGTGCAGCATCGTGGGCGACATGCTCGCCCGCATGCATCTGGCCGGACGCGACTATCCGCGCCATCAGCCAAATCTGCGCAGCCTCCCGTGGTGGAACGAAGTCGTGCCCGATGTCGCTCCGTTCGTGCACGGCGACACGCGCGCGCTGCTCGAAAGCGAACTCGCGCACCAGCAACGTTTCTTCGCCAGCGCCGACTACGCTACGCTGCCCGAAGGTCCGTGCCACTGCGACCTCTTTCGCGACAACGTGCTGTTCGAGCCGGCCACCGCCGGCCAACCGGAACGGCTCGGCGGCTTCTTCGATTTTTACTTTGCCGGTGTCGACAAGTGGCTCTTCGACGTGGCCGTCACCGTCAACGACTGGTGCATCGACCTGGCTACAGGCGTGCTGGATGCCGAGCGGGCACATGCGATGCTCAGCGCGTATCACGCTGTACGCCCGTTTACCGATACGGAAGCGCGGCACTGGCAAGACATGCTGCGTGCCGCGGCGTACCGCTTCTGGGTCTCTCGCCTGTGGGATTTCTATCTCCCGCGCGATGCCGAACTGCTCAAGCCGCATGACCCCACCCACTTCGAGCGCGTGCTGCGCGCGCGGGTTGGCGCGAGTGGCCTGACTCTGGATCTTCCCCAACCATGCAACTGA